aaatCTTCCCACGAGAGAGGACTTGGTGTTTTGTATCCATTGTAACatatctaataaaaatttatgatggtttttaaaacttttatgtATAGACTATATAGagctgtttttttgttttatcgtAAGTCAATATCTCACATAAGAGTCCTCAACCAATACGATTCGGCTAAATCCAGTAGAAAAAAACTGTAACTAATTTTTTCAATATATGATTTAAGATAAGCAATTAACTACATAGGGCCGAGACTACTGCGAGAGGCTAGACACACGCACACGCACGCACTACTAGGATATTAGAGATATGTCGGGCCGGAAGatgtgtatcttacggaccaagatTGTGAAGCCCGTGAAACCCATGACGACCTTCAAGACTAAAAGAAAAGACTTGAAGAGCAAGTTAACCTCAAGATATTCTTAGCATATTTCCCTTAAGTGTTTAGGAAATTTAACATTATCTGGtgttaacattatgttaatTATGTTAATGTTATCGCTATATATATTGTTCTCATATTAAATACAATACAATaataaatctattctattatattttacatggtatcagaccGGTCAATCCTTGTggatcaaaattaaattaaaaagagcCACCCGATGTTGGGCCACTCTGTGGATGGTATTCCCACAGTTGTCCACGCATGTGCGTGAGAGGGAGTGTTGATGAATAAAGTCCCACATCATTAGTTggagaaataattaagtaatatataaagggttagggccaatccactaattgccaattggttttaagttggaagcccataattactttacatggtatcagagcagacgATTCTTTGGGATCGAAATTAAAACTTCCGCTTTAAAGCTTTGATGGTGTTCATCGGTGGTGTTGACGATGAAGACGGTGAAGATGATCCAGATGACGATGTTGATTCACGTGAAGTTGGTTTTTTTAAGTCCACGTGATTTGCTACTTCTTAATACTattattaggtttttttttgggtttagtaCGTTACCTAGCTTTAAgtcaaaggttttttttttatattggttttGGTCGGCTGAGTGCAAGAATTTTCAAAAGTCTCGATGGGTTTATGGGTTTGTGATTTCACATgagttattttgttttatgagatttattctatagtttagaatatttcATAGTTTGAGATTTATTGGTTATAGTTTAACCATTACGGGAGAGTTCTAGTTGAACGCTTAAATTCTTAGGTCAGTTTTTAGTCCGGTTCATGGACTGTCCAGGTTAAGGACGATTATTTCTGGAGCTGCAGTTGCGCCCACGGGATGTATTCCCATTGTCAAGACCAAAGAAGAGCTGAAGTTTTCATCTCCTTGTCTAAAGTTGAAGTCTATTCCCGGAGGAACctactgattttttttcctcGATATAGTGTTCACGACATACGTGGTTTGCTTTGTGATTGCAGATTTGCGTGTTGCATCCCACGTTTGTCGTGCGGAGGAGTATTAGAGATATGTCGGGCCGGAAGATGTatatcttacggaccaagatTGTGAAGCCCGTGAAACCCGTAAAAGGAAAGATTTGAAGAACAAGTTAACCTCAAGATATTCTTAGCATATTTCCCTTAAGTGTTTAGGAAATTTAACATTATCTAGtgttaacattatgttaattatgttaatattatcgctatatatatatgtgtcttgtattctcatattaaatacaacataataataaatctattctattatacTTTACATATTGTGTGCTTCACAAATTGGGTTCCGAGATCTCCTGTTGACGCCAGCAAAGAAATGGTGGGCGATGGACAAGTCCTCGTCATCCGAGAAACCATTATGAACTACGACCGACGAAAGCATGGGAGTAAAAATATTGGTCAACTCCTCATCAACATGAAACGCCATTGGAATTTAATGGGAAACATCAAAAAAAGAGTACCggcaaccaaaaaaaagaagaaaataactcAGGGAAGCAAGAGAAAACATAATGAAAAAGTAAACCACCTGAACAagttaaataaagaaaaaggaaaatccAAAATATGAGGAGCAGAATGATTGCAAACAAAAAACCGATTCACATTTCAAGCAAGAATGTCTCGACCCCCACCCACATCAATCAAATCATAATAAACTCGTTGAAACGGAATCTCAAACCAGGTTTTGAAGTTTGTAAACCATGGGCGATCTCTATTACTTGTTTAAGACGTAGACGCTGTATTGTAGCCAGTACCAAAATAAAGTCACTTGTGCTTGTTCATCtacaaagtaaaataaaataaagtcgAATAATATCAGATCACTGGAATAATCTGTTCagaaatcaaaccaaaccgaacgGGTCACTACAACCCAGATCATTTAGACTTGAcgcattaataaattttgtaaccGGAGAAAACCAGACCAAATTactcaaaaacatttttttagcACCAAATCTCACGTTTTGTACCTTAGGTCAGCGCTGCACCAAATCTCAACGTGTATCCTCTCTCCCTACCTTTAGGATCATGGATAGAGGAGGAGAAATCTCAGATTCCATCCCGGATGATCTCATCGTCGAGATATTCTCGAGACTGCCTGCAAAGTCAGCTGCGAGGTTTCGTTGCTTGTCGAAGTTATGGTATTCCATGCTTCACCGTTCATATTTCACCGAGCTGTTTCTGACCAGGTCACGCACTCGTCCACGTCTCTTATTTGTCTTCGAACTATCTGGTAAGTTCAGCGTCTACTCATCGCCCCAGCTTCAGAATCCATATAAGAAGTCTTCTCTTGTAGCCCCGGTCGATTTAGATATGATGTCCCTTGACTTTGATGGCTTCACCTCTGGTTTGATCTATTTCTCTAGTATGTATTTCTGGGACAAGAGTGGTCTGGATCTGGAGAGTTCAAGGCCTGTGATATATAACCCTAGTACGAAACACTATGTTAGCTTACCTAAACAACCGAGAAGTAGACACCGCAGATACATGGGAAGCTTTTTAGGGTTTGATCCGATTGACAAGCAATTCAAGGTATTATGGATCAGGACGACTGGTATATCTTCTTATAAAATTCTGACATTAGGAACTGGGAAAATGAGGTGGAGGAATATCCAATCCCCCTTGAACCATGAGGCTTATAAACCATGTCTATGCATCAATGGGGTTTTGTATTACTTAGCTTCAAGCTCGAGTGATTCGTCTTTTACTCCTTTGTTAGTTTGCTTTGATGTTAGGTCTGAGAAATTCAAGTTTATTGACGCTGAGTTCTTTGCTTATATCCGCACTCAATTTATAAACTACAAAGGTAGATTTGGTGTGACTCAATGGAAGAATGATGGTGAGTTGCGTGTGTGGGTCTTAGAGGATGTAGAGAAACAGAAATGGTCCAAAAATGTATACACATTCCCGGCTATTAATGAAATTGTTGGTGTCGCTGGAGCAACATCTACAGGTGATATTGTTTTGTCGATGAGATATCGTACATCTAAaccattttatgttttctacttCAATCTCGAAAGGAACACTCTCCAGAGTGTTGAAATCCAAGGTTTTGGAGAATGCGATGATGAGAATAGTTATAGCGTTAATGTCTTCGTGGACTATGTAGAGGATCTTAATCTTAACGATGCCAAATACCTCAATTCGATCAAAGGTCAAAACCACAAAGAAAACTCTGCAACTACGCTATCTTTGAAGAACAAGCAGCAGACAACCTTCCTGCTGAACAAGTTACGTACAAACTATTAGCAAAGTTGTAGTGAGGACATGTGCTGTGAATTGTTGTTTGACTAATCTGATCTTGGAGGCCAAGTGACATTCATGCATAACAACAAGTGTCTAGCTGTTTTTGGCTGTGATTTCTTATTTACAGATTTGGTGTGagctattttgtttttttctggttATAATTGTGGTGCTACTAAGGAACTGGGAGCGAAGTAGCAAACTAGTATTTGTTTTATCTTACATTGCGCTTCCTATAACGCGTTTTTCATGTTATTCGTGTTTTTAAGACCTctataatattctttttttttactttgtttaTATGAATTTACGACAGAAAAATAACCATCGTCCCAGTCTCCTACTTAAACAAATCTCATCAGAATAATTGGATATTTCAAGCTGGAGTGTATTTGTTAGATAACATTTACTAGGTTTTTCTTCACGTGTGGGAACTTGGATAACCAAAATGCTAGAAACTACACCAACATTGGAGCTCCACATCTTAAAGAGCGTGGTACTTAAAAGGGTACAATCCCAAAGTGATATTCTGCACAAAGCTCATAAAAGGATGTTCCAACCTGAGGAACATCCAAAATGCTTTGATTAATGGGATCGTAAGATAGTATTGATGATAGGAAGAGGGTTTCTCCAAAACGTGTTAATACTATGTGTAATAAGATTCATATCAGTGGTTAAATATTCGGTTATGAGAATCTGTTCGAGAGTTTAGTCATGTCAGATATTCAATCAATCAAGTTGACGGTTGATTTCTATCTTATGTTATCGTCAATATAGATCTAAGCATGTTTCTATAACTTATGTGGTTTATTTGAATTTAAGTTCATGTAacttatttgtatttatttttaattcaagATGACATGGACACAAATTTATAATTGAAGAAGTGCGCACGAAAAGTTAAATCTGTAATAAGTAATTCTCTCCTAGTTGGTGCATCAGAATTGTGTAGATTTGGCTTCCCCCTACTTTTGTTAGCAGGACTAGTTGCCTTCGTTTTCTCACGGTAAGCAGGGTCCCCTGGGGTCTTGGACTGAAAATCGGGTTTCAGTCATCCACAGTACGTTGATAAGAGAGCTTCGCGGCTTTTATTTGTTTGCTTTGGACGATGATTTTTGGTGGTTTAACTGGGTTGTGTTTTGTGAAATTTGTTCATGTGGTCGTTTGTCTTAAGTTTTGTTGTCTGTGAAAGTTCTTGTTAAGACAAAGCGCTACATGCTCCTCTCagctttgtttctttgtggGGTTTTTGTATCCACTGACTATTGGCTATGGCACTGGATTGTCCTTGGACTAGTGTCGATTATGTAATCGCCATTTCCACTAGGCCAAGAATGAAAtcaataaaacattaaatgtaaaaataagataaaaaacTATTCCTTCTTCTTCGATTAGACTTTTTTTCCATTAGGTTTGGCTACACCAAACCTTTCACACATGAACAAAATTCAAACTTAGTAACACTATGAAATAAACTAAGGTATCATAAATCTCATATTACCTAAACATAGCATAGGTTGCAAAGGTCAAAAAGCCTACTTATGAAAGCTAGCTTACCAACTAAAACTAGTCCTGGTCATTTTAAGTATCTACAAACCAGTACTTTCCCCCAGGTTTATATACATCCAAGCAAAACCTCCCACAAGGATAAAAGACTTAATTTTCACAAACAATAATGATCAGAAATTCAGAATAACCAAAACTCAAATATCCTTAAAATCATGGATTAACCAAATCAAAACACTAACAAAGAGTGCTGAGTCTGTACATAAACATTACATTACATTACTAATACTTCATTCAGATTCGACATCTctacttcttctccttcctcgcCAATCTTACATAGCTTATAAAAGAGACGGAAAAGATATGAAGAAACAGTACCAGAATCTCTTATGCTTCAAATGTCTAAATTCTCCAACTGAATGTTGCTCTTAAGAGGCACATAATCACCAAGATAGCCACCAAGATGATCATACAAAGCCGTCTTATCAATCGCCTGATGATGATAACTCTTGCAAACATAATAAAACACACTCTGAACCAACAAACCCACAAGATTCACCACCACAAGAAAACCAACAAGCAAACCACCAACAAGAGTCCTAGTCAAAGTCCCATACTTCCCTCCACCATGAACCACAATCGATCCAAAAGTAACTCCAATCAACCCACAGAGCAAAAGGTAAACAAAGACCAACCCCATAGCCATCTTAACCTTCCCTTTGAGAAGCTCATAAGCTTTTCTCATGGCAGCGAGTCCATAAACAGGCTCAAGAACAGAGATCACGCTACCTAGATGCCACAACGCAGTGAAATAGACATGAACACCGAAGTACAGAACAGCGATCAACAGTCCGGCAATAACCGCTAAGCCTACGCTGTTCATGTCCAGAGCGACGAAGAGGATCACCAGGAAGACAAAGAAGACGGCGTTGTAAGCGAACATCAAGAGAGCAACCCAGAGGAAAGTGATCAAGAGTCGTTTAAAGACTTTGGGGATGGCGGAGATGGTGGAGGAGAAGGAGACTGGCTTCCCGGTGTAGAGAGAAGCGACGGTGAAGACCACGGCGGCGGTTGAGAGGAGAGAGAAGGCGAAGAGGAAGATGAGGTAGCTGAACTGGAAGATGAGGAGCTTGGTCCAGTCGTGACGGGAACGATCCGAGTTAGGAGGGTCGGAGGTGTCGAGCTTGGCGAGAAGAGGCTGGGTGAAGAGGGAGTGAG
The Raphanus sativus cultivar WK10039 chromosome 1, ASM80110v3, whole genome shotgun sequence DNA segment above includes these coding regions:
- the LOC130495065 gene encoding uncharacterized protein LOC130495065, translated to MDLQPEELQFLTIPQLLQESISIKKRSPRTFYLITLSLIFPLSFAILAHSLFTQPLLAKLDTSDPPNSDRSRHDWTKLLIFQFSYLIFLFAFSLLSTAAVVFTVASLYTGKPVSFSSTISAIPKVFKRLLITFLWVALLMFAYNAVFFVFLVILFVALDMNSVGLAVIAGLLIAVLYFGVHVYFTALWHLGSVISVLEPVYGLAAMRKAYELLKGKVKMAMGLVFVYLLLCGLIGVTFGSIVVHGGGKYGTLTRTLVGGLLVGFLVVVNLVGLLVQSVFYYVCKSYHHQAIDKTALYDHLGGYLGDYVPLKSNIQLENLDI
- the LOC108839121 gene encoding putative F-box protein At5g42430; its protein translation is MDRGGEISDSIPDDLIVEIFSRLPAKSAARFRCLSKLWYSMLHRSYFTELFLTRSRTRPRLLFVFELSGKFSVYSSPQLQNPYKKSSLVAPVDLDMMSLDFDGFTSGLIYFSSMYFWDKSGLDLESSRPVIYNPSTKHYVSLPKQPRSRHRRYMGSFLGFDPIDKQFKVLWIRTTGISSYKILTLGTGKMRWRNIQSPLNHEAYKPCLCINGVLYYLASSSSDSSFTPLLVCFDVRSEKFKFIDAEFFAYIRTQFINYKGRFGVTQWKNDGELRVWVLEDVEKQKWSKNVYTFPAINEIVGVAGATSTGDIVLSMRYRTSKPFYVFYFNLERNTLQSVEIQGFGECDDENSYSVNVFVDYVEDLNLNDAKYLNSIKGQNHKENSATTLSLKNKQQTTFLLNKLRTNY